A genomic segment from Drosophila willistoni isolate 14030-0811.24 chromosome 2L unlocalized genomic scaffold, UCI_dwil_1.1 Seg168, whole genome shotgun sequence encodes:
- the LOC6652088 gene encoding putative gustatory receptor 59f — MWKDWKLSRKRAQVATWFKRTPFETSVLIRKRRIRELHSRYSFTSNWKGVQSNNDSFNRHLNWLFVASLLASTAPSSIYPKFQPRFYAHLQLGWMLVSYVWLCLSAFLEFVNITFCLSDLERLLYGVESLTYILHIAYIMFLAWQWRQRVQTVFTAIAQFDLEMGYIENCERSKHFVQLQLWLVGILGVSAFIIDFGYHKWNLCKWLLSIGTYVLPNVISSVSFVQYYVLLQGVAWRLQKINQFLRQELFSFDPNCKPQRPTVQKLRGLQAQLIRFTKSVNRVYEVSILFVYVGSFVNFNLNLFLAYKTIDRPETSGWFWWSYMILWLGMHMGKMFSILFFNHLVQLEQSNCLALMFKVRLSDSHHLIESCKHFVLQLQTRIRENVVCGVIQLDLQFITALTMATTNVFIFLLQYDITFEALSKPANDTKTV; from the exons ATGTGGAAGGACTGGAAGTTGTCACGGAAACGAGCCCAGGTTGCCACTTGGTTTAAGAGGACTCCATTCGAAACATCCGTATTAATACGTAAGAGAAGAATAAGAGAACTTCATTCAAG GTATTCATTCACATCGAATTGGAAAGGAGTACAATCTAATAACGACTCATTTAATCGGCACTTGAACTGGTTGTTTGTGGCATCCCTTTTGGCTAGCACAGCTCCGTCATCAATTTACCCAAAGTTTCAGCCTCGATTTTATGCTCATCTCCAGCTTGGCTGGATGTTGGTTTCGTATGTCTGGTTATGTCTCTCCGCCTTTTTGGAGTTTGTTAATATAACCTTTTGTTTGTCGGACTTGGAACGTTTACTATATGGTGTAGAATCATTAACCTATATTCTGCATATAGCCTACATAATGTTTTTGGCCTGGCAATGGCGTCAACGCGTCCAAACGGTTTTCACTGCCATAGCCCAGTTTGACTTGGAAATGGGTTACATTGAGAACTGTGAACGATCGAAGCACTTTGTGCAACTACAACTCTGGTTGGTTGGCATCCTAGGAGTCTCCGCCTTCATAATAGACTTTGGCTATCACAAATGGAACCTTTGCAAATGGCTCTTGAGTATTGGCACTTATGTCCTACCGAACGTCATTAGCTCTGTTTCCTTCGTCCAGTATTATGTGCTTCTTCAGGGAGTCGCCTGGCGCTTACAGAAAATAAACCAGTTCCTGCGGCAGGAGTTATTCAGCTTCGATCCTAATTGTAAGCCACAGCGACCAACAGTACAGAAACTGCGTGGGCTGCAGGCTCAACTAATACGGTTCACAAAATCCGTGAATCGAGTCTATGAGGTCTCCATACTCTTTGTCTATGTGGGCTCCTTcgtcaatttcaatttgaaccTTTTTCTGGCCTACAAAACAATTGACAGGCCAGAGACATCAGGTTGGTTCTGGTGGAGCTACATGATATTGTGGTTGGGCATGCATATGGGCAAGATGTTTAGTATTCTCTTCTTTAATCATCTCGTCCAACTGGAG CAATCCAACTGTTTGGCTCTAATGTTCAAGGTGCGTCTGTCGGACAGTCATCATTTAATAGAGAGTTGCAAACACTTTGTTCTCCAACTTCAGACTCGAATTCGAGAAAACGTCGTTTGCGGTGTCATTCAATTGGATTTGCAATTTATTACTGCT CTGACAATGGCTACAACAAAtgtgtttatatttttattgcaaTATGATATTACATTCGAGGCATTATCAAAACCCGCTAACGATActaaaactgtttaa
- the LOC6652365 gene encoding putative gustatory receptor 59e: MNNSQGNSHLGLFWIIGLCLAVAPSKRRRALHGIWCLLVLGYVCSFNIWKCISFNSDMLTIERVLYLMEYPGNMFIVALIIYNVIRSGPRRKYIARQTKLFQVIFGPDQSKSAHQFRARLHRKSFKLLLMTLAFHSLCLLIDMSYFGFDWVKTWSSNSVHNLPAVIISLNLLQFDLALRFLCLLEKQLCRRLEELRLSQRPPMGLNKLDVRYELAFSLLVNAGGGSLLLLEQIRSASSQLNRLHEQLIGSFGLILVLNCGNSLISLCEEVFSLFKFFEKPEWDEWLLLIYRCLWSFMHAERIWFILVANERLLEQKCHLSMLLNQLVVCETRLEQSVNRFLLEIQVGLRQKACGIIDLDTLALGGFISAFMAIVIFLIQIELGNKSLMGFAVNRSHWNYV, translated from the exons ATGAACAATTCACAGGGAAACTCGCATCTCGGTCTATTCTGGATCATTGGCCTTTGCCTTGCTGTGGCTCCTAGTAAACGGAGAAGAGCTCTCCACGGTATTTGGTGTTTGCTTGTATTGGGCTACGTGTGCAGTTTCAACATTTGGAAGTGCATCAGCTTCAATTCTGATATGCTGACCATTGAGAGAGTTTTATATCTGATGGAATATCCGGGCAATATGTTTATTGTTGCActtataatatataatgtCATCCGCTCTGGACCACGCCGAAAATATATAGCCAGACAAACTAAACTTTTTCAAGTCATTTTCGGTCCAGATCAATCGAAGTCAGCTCATCAATTTCGAGCTAGATTACACCGGAAATCATTCAAACTCTTGCTGATGACATTGGCTTTCCATAGTCTATGCTTGCTGATTGACATGTCGTACTTTGGTTTTGACTGGGTCAAGACTTGGTCTAGTAACAGTGTCCATAATTTGCCAGCCGTTATAATAAGTCTTAATCTACTGCAATTCGATCTGGCTCTTCGCTTCTTGTGTCTCTTGGAGAAGCAACTTTGTAGGCGTCTTGAAGAACTGCGTCTGAGCCAGAGACCACCGATGGGACTAAATAAACTTGATGTCAGGTATGAATTGGCCTTTTCCCTCCTGGTCAATGCTGGAGGCGgttccttgttgttgttggagcAAATTCGTTCCGCCAGCTCCCAATTAAATCGCCTTCATGAGCAATTGATTGGGAGTTTTGGTCTCATTCTAGTCCTTAACTGCGGAAATTCCTTAATTAGCCTTTGCGAAGAAGTGTtcagtttgtttaaatttttcgaaAAGCCAGAATGGGACGAGTGGTTGCTATTGATATATCGATGTTTATGGTCCTTCATGCATGCGGAACGTATTTGGTTTATACTGGTGGCCAACGAGAGATTATTGGAACAG AAATGCCATCTTTCGATGCTTCTCAATCAATTGGTGGTATGTGAAACTCGCCTGGAGCAATCAGTTAACAGATTTTTGCTGGAGATTCAGGTTGGGCTAAGGCAAAAAGCTTGCGGTATCATCGATTTGGACACTTTGGCCTTGGGTGGG TTTATCAGTGCTTTTATGGCTATTGTTATATTCCTCATTCAAATCGAACTGGGCAATAAATCACTAATGGGTTTTGCCGTCAATAGATCTCATTGGAATTACGTTTGA